A single genomic interval of Sphingopyxis sp. CCNWLW2 harbors:
- the gspF gene encoding type II secretion system inner membrane protein GspF codes for MPDYRYVAIDPQGRERKGRLTAANDDAARADLMRRKFHIVAVEAAGAKPAGRSLLAFRKNKLSAKELALFTRQLATLAEVAPLEEALRTLTRQSEAESARTVIGDVHAGLLEGRRLADAMGRQPRSFPPLYRAMVAAGETTGSLTTILARLADLLERQAEVRGKLIAALAYPIVLAVVAIGVVAALMIFVVPRVVEQFTDVGQQLPFLTRAVIAISSFAANWWWLIALLIAGASFAWVSAMRRPAFKARVDARLLRLPLFGRLLRDLYAARFARTLSTMVSSRLPLVEGLKLTVPTIRNAALAGATVNIVDQVRAGGSLSTALRDAGVFPPLLVYMTASGESAGRLEQMLERAADYLEREFDRFTAASMALLEPVIIVVMGSCVALIILAILLPILQLQNLAGL; via the coding sequence ATGCCTGATTATCGCTATGTGGCGATCGATCCGCAGGGCCGCGAGCGCAAGGGACGGCTGACCGCCGCGAACGACGATGCCGCGCGCGCCGATCTGATGCGCCGCAAATTCCATATCGTCGCGGTCGAGGCGGCGGGCGCGAAGCCCGCGGGCCGCTCGCTGCTCGCTTTCCGCAAGAATAAACTCTCAGCCAAGGAACTCGCGCTCTTCACGCGCCAACTCGCAACGCTCGCCGAGGTCGCGCCGCTCGAAGAGGCGCTGCGTACGCTGACGCGCCAGAGCGAGGCCGAAAGCGCGCGCACCGTCATCGGCGACGTCCACGCGGGGCTGCTCGAGGGCCGCCGCCTTGCCGACGCCATGGGGCGTCAGCCGCGAAGCTTTCCGCCGCTTTACCGCGCGATGGTCGCGGCGGGCGAAACGACGGGCAGCCTCACCACCATCCTCGCGCGGCTCGCCGATCTGCTCGAACGGCAGGCCGAGGTGCGCGGCAAGCTGATCGCCGCGCTCGCTTACCCGATCGTGCTCGCGGTCGTCGCGATCGGCGTCGTCGCGGCGCTGATGATCTTCGTCGTCCCGCGCGTCGTCGAGCAATTCACCGACGTCGGCCAGCAGCTTCCCTTCCTGACACGCGCGGTGATCGCGATCTCCAGCTTCGCCGCGAACTGGTGGTGGTTGATCGCGCTGCTGATCGCCGGGGCGAGTTTCGCTTGGGTGAGTGCGATGCGGCGCCCCGCGTTCAAGGCGCGCGTCGATGCGCGGCTGCTCCGTCTGCCGCTCTTCGGCCGCCTGCTCCGCGATCTCTACGCCGCGCGCTTTGCGCGTACGCTGTCGACGATGGTGTCGAGCCGCCTGCCGCTCGTCGAAGGGCTGAAACTGACCGTCCCGACGATCCGCAACGCGGCGCTCGCGGGTGCGACCGTCAACATCGTCGATCAGGTGCGCGCCGGGGGCAGCCTGTCCACCGCGCTCCGCGACGCCGGGGTCTTTCCGCCCTTGCTTGTCTACATGACCGCCAGCGGCGAAAGCGCCGGCCGGCTCGAACAGATGCTCGAGCGCGCCGCCGATTATCTCGAACGCGAATTCGACCGCTTCACGGCCGCGTCGATGGCGCTTCTCGAACCTGTCATAATTGTCGTTATGGGGTCGTGCGTGGCCCTTATCATCCTCGCCATTCTGCTTCCGATCCTTCAGTTGCAGAACCTAGCCGGACTATGA
- the gspE gene encoding type II secretion system ATPase GspE, whose translation MTDIEPAAPPPAPVDIPYGFARTHGVVIAQGEGGAWLATLREGADPAVLIEVKRYLAQPLRVATASVADFDRLLSDHYAVDSSAAAMAGSLDGSDIDFSLPSAEDLLDSADDAPAIRLINAIIAEAVRQGVSDIHIEPYESGLVVRMRTDGVLREHLRMPPHVAPVVVSRIKVMARLDIAERRVPQDGRIGLTLAGKAVDVRVSTLPSRAGERVVMRILDKDAAGIDFDVLGLSGAADQILREALAEPNGIILVTGPTGSGKTTTLYAALKQLNDGQRNILTVEDPVEYAVDGIGQTQVNSKVGLDFAAGLRAILRQDPDVVMVGEIRDRETADIAVQASLTGHLVLSTVHTNDAVGAITRLKDLKVEPFLLASTLRAVLAQRLVRKLCDHCRKPVQADNSVAAILGLDIGTVIWRPKGCDQCGHSGYKGRIGVFEAIKVDETVRRYIYNGGDEAMITRHAFLKSPTLASAARAMVAKGLTTAEEAIRIARREEIDA comes from the coding sequence GTGACCGACATCGAACCGGCGGCGCCTCCCCCGGCGCCGGTTGATATTCCTTACGGCTTTGCCCGCACGCACGGTGTCGTCATCGCGCAGGGTGAGGGCGGCGCGTGGCTCGCGACCTTGCGCGAGGGCGCCGACCCCGCGGTGCTGATCGAGGTGAAACGCTATCTCGCGCAGCCGCTGCGCGTGGCGACCGCGAGCGTCGCCGATTTCGACCGGCTGCTCTCCGACCATTATGCCGTCGACAGCTCGGCCGCCGCGATGGCGGGCTCGCTCGACGGCAGCGACATCGATTTCAGCCTGCCGAGCGCCGAGGACCTGCTCGACAGCGCCGACGACGCCCCCGCGATCCGCCTGATCAACGCGATCATCGCCGAAGCGGTGCGCCAAGGGGTCAGCGATATCCATATCGAACCCTATGAAAGCGGGCTCGTCGTGCGCATGCGCACCGACGGCGTGCTGCGCGAACATCTGCGCATGCCGCCGCATGTCGCCCCCGTCGTCGTCAGCCGCATCAAGGTGATGGCGCGCCTCGACATCGCCGAACGCCGCGTGCCGCAGGACGGCCGCATCGGACTGACGCTGGCGGGCAAGGCGGTCGACGTCCGCGTCTCGACCTTGCCGAGCCGCGCGGGCGAACGCGTCGTGATGCGCATCCTCGACAAGGATGCAGCGGGGATCGACTTCGACGTCCTCGGCCTGTCGGGCGCCGCCGACCAGATCTTGCGCGAGGCGCTCGCCGAACCCAATGGCATCATCCTCGTCACCGGCCCGACGGGGTCGGGCAAGACGACGACGCTGTACGCCGCGCTCAAGCAATTGAACGACGGCCAGCGCAATATCCTCACCGTCGAGGATCCCGTCGAATATGCCGTCGACGGCATCGGGCAGACGCAGGTGAACAGCAAGGTCGGGCTCGATTTCGCCGCGGGCCTCCGCGCGATCCTGCGCCAGGATCCCGACGTCGTGATGGTCGGCGAAATCCGCGACCGCGAGACCGCCGATATCGCGGTGCAGGCGTCGCTGACGGGGCATCTCGTGCTCTCGACCGTTCACACCAACGACGCCGTCGGCGCGATCACGCGCCTCAAGGATTTGAAGGTCGAGCCTTTCCTGCTCGCCTCGACCTTGCGCGCCGTCCTCGCGCAGCGGCTGGTACGCAAATTGTGCGACCATTGCCGCAAACCGGTACAGGCCGACAACAGCGTCGCCGCGATCCTCGGACTCGACATCGGCACCGTGATCTGGCGCCCGAAGGGCTGCGACCAGTGCGGCCATAGCGGCTACAAGGGCCGGATCGGCGTGTTCGAGGCGATCAAGGTCGACGAGACCGTCCGCCGCTATATCTATAATGGCGGCGACGAGGCGATGATCACGCGTCATGCCTTCCTGAAATCGCCGACGCTGGCGTCGGCGGCGCGGGCGATGGTCGCGAAGGGGCTGACCACCGCCGAGGAGGCGATCCGTATCGCGCGGCGCGAGGAAATCGATGCCTGA
- the gspD gene encoding type II secretion system secretin GspD produces MRLKLSLMLAAALVSATPGPAFAQYTLNVRDADIRAFIQDAARVTGRTFVIDGRVNGKVSVVTDRPLSRSEYFEIFLATLRSNGLVAVPGPNGSYRVQPIDGAAAQPGRIGSRGAAQNQFVTEIIRLRYIDAVSAVETLRPLVSAQGSLTANRNANSLVVADFADNIRRIRALASSIDRDSSTSQIVPLKNAGAREIAAALQALVPAAGEGAQKPVAIVPIDSSNAIALRGDQALVARFVSMAHDLDAKAAGGTELRVYWLEHANAETLLPTLQQLIGGGSDPAQKAGLPPASSSSMSSSNGNGAPAAAAQAAPTSVGGGGSGSISTRGPAIITRYEGANAIIVAANSEVQRMLGELIRQLDSRRQQVLVEAIVVEIGDDAAKRLGVQFLLGGKNIPFVATSYSNAQPNILTLGGAYAATKLTQDKTTVDGETVVTQTTSSLGNSLQEAAAASLLAASGGFAGFAGDIGKNTIFGAIINAVKSDTTSNLLATPHIVTLDNQAAKFLVGQDVPITTGEQLGKDFDNAFRTVQREEVGIKLEVTPQVNGAGEVKMFLRQEVSSVAGPVSSRNGDLILNKRAFETVLTVDDGEILAIGGLLNDDERKTIERIPLLSDIPLLGELFKSRSRTRSKTNLMVFIRPTILRNREDNAALTARRYGYIRDFQLQRNPDVEPAIDTLVRDYLGAVPPVPSAATSADITVGPVNLPELRGPDGSVTATDVPPSISQAPAPPAGDYP; encoded by the coding sequence ATGCGCCTCAAACTGTCCCTGATGCTCGCCGCCGCGCTGGTTTCCGCCACGCCGGGACCGGCGTTCGCCCAGTACACGCTTAACGTTCGCGATGCCGACATTCGCGCCTTTATCCAGGATGCGGCGCGCGTCACCGGCCGGACCTTCGTGATCGATGGCCGCGTCAACGGCAAGGTTTCGGTCGTCACCGACCGGCCGCTGTCGCGCAGCGAATATTTCGAGATTTTCCTCGCGACCTTGCGCTCGAACGGCCTCGTCGCGGTCCCGGGGCCGAACGGCAGCTACCGCGTCCAGCCGATCGACGGCGCCGCGGCGCAGCCCGGCCGGATCGGAAGCCGCGGCGCGGCGCAGAATCAGTTCGTCACCGAAATCATCCGCCTGCGTTACATCGACGCGGTCTCGGCGGTCGAAACATTGCGCCCGCTCGTAAGCGCGCAGGGTTCGCTGACCGCGAACCGCAACGCGAACAGCCTCGTCGTCGCCGATTTTGCCGACAATATCCGCCGCATCCGCGCGCTCGCGTCGAGCATCGACCGCGACAGCTCGACCAGCCAGATCGTCCCGCTGAAAAACGCCGGTGCGCGCGAAATCGCCGCTGCGCTGCAGGCACTGGTTCCTGCGGCGGGCGAGGGCGCGCAAAAGCCCGTCGCGATCGTGCCGATCGACAGCAGCAATGCGATTGCATTGCGCGGCGATCAGGCGCTCGTCGCACGCTTCGTCTCGATGGCGCACGACCTCGACGCGAAGGCGGCGGGCGGCACTGAACTGCGCGTCTATTGGCTCGAACATGCGAATGCCGAAACCTTGCTGCCGACCTTGCAGCAACTGATCGGCGGCGGCAGCGACCCCGCGCAAAAGGCGGGCCTGCCGCCCGCTTCCTCTTCGTCAATGTCTTCGTCGAACGGCAACGGTGCCCCCGCGGCCGCCGCCCAGGCTGCCCCCACCTCGGTCGGCGGCGGCGGAAGCGGCAGCATCTCGACCCGCGGCCCCGCGATCATCACGCGTTACGAAGGCGCGAACGCGATCATCGTCGCCGCGAACAGCGAAGTGCAGCGCATGCTCGGCGAACTCATCCGCCAGCTCGACAGCCGCCGGCAACAGGTGCTGGTCGAGGCGATCGTCGTCGAGATCGGCGACGATGCCGCAAAGCGCCTCGGCGTCCAGTTCCTGCTCGGCGGCAAGAATATCCCGTTCGTCGCGACGAGCTACAGCAATGCGCAGCCCAATATCCTGACGCTCGGCGGCGCCTATGCGGCGACCAAGCTGACGCAGGACAAGACGACGGTCGACGGCGAAACGGTGGTCACCCAGACGACCAGTTCGCTCGGCAACAGCTTGCAGGAAGCCGCGGCGGCGTCGCTGCTCGCCGCGAGCGGCGGGTTCGCCGGTTTCGCAGGCGACATCGGCAAGAACACGATCTTCGGCGCGATCATCAACGCGGTGAAGTCGGATACGACCTCAAACCTGCTCGCGACCCCGCATATCGTGACGCTCGACAATCAGGCGGCCAAATTCCTCGTCGGACAGGATGTCCCGATCACGACCGGCGAACAGCTGGGCAAGGATTTCGACAATGCGTTCCGCACCGTCCAGCGCGAAGAGGTCGGGATCAAGCTGGAAGTGACCCCGCAGGTCAATGGCGCGGGTGAAGTGAAGATGTTTCTGCGCCAGGAAGTGTCGAGCGTCGCCGGCCCCGTCTCGTCGCGCAACGGCGACCTCATCCTCAACAAGCGCGCGTTCGAAACGGTGCTGACCGTCGATGACGGCGAAATCCTCGCGATCGGCGGCTTGCTCAACGACGACGAGCGCAAGACGATCGAGCGGATCCCGTTGCTCAGCGACATCCCCTTGCTCGGCGAATTGTTCAAATCGCGCAGCCGCACGCGCTCGAAAACCAATCTGATGGTCTTCATCCGCCCGACGATCCTGCGCAATCGCGAAGACAATGCCGCGCTCACCGCGCGCCGTTACGGCTATATCCGCGACTTCCAGCTCCAGCGGAACCCCGACGTGGAACCCGCGATCGATACGCTGGTGCGCGACTATCTGGGCGCGGTGCCGCCGGTGCCGAGCGCCGCCACGTCCGCTGACATCACCGTCGGCCCGGTGAACCTGCCCGAATTGCGCGGACCCGACGGCAGCGTCACAGCGACCGACGTCCCGCCCTCGATTTCACAGGCGCCCGCGCCGCCCGCCGGAGACTATCCGTGA
- a CDS encoding type II secretion system protein N, whose protein sequence is MATLMSGSAVRLPRALPAWLRAGKRSPREIWPMLLAGLLGALLVWQCIRLLWTLLTPLSPLGAWQPQAAVIASPAERRALFSSLDPFFRGNAQGQASATVTSAGLTLFGINLNEATGGGSAIIAGEDGIQTSYAVGDEIAPGLKLAGIAFDHVLLDRGGARESLFLDQSGEAPVANPATPLPAPTPEIGAASGGASASGEMTPAAIKAGVGFAPRTEDGRVTGIVVQPQGDGAAFRAAGLRPGDVIRSVGGRPIGSASDAAALANQLTPGARIALEVERGASVVPVAIFLSKQ, encoded by the coding sequence ATGGCAACGCTGATGTCCGGATCGGCCGTTCGGCTGCCGCGTGCGCTGCCAGCCTGGCTCCGCGCCGGGAAGCGCTCGCCGCGCGAGATCTGGCCGATGCTGCTGGCCGGTCTGCTCGGCGCGCTCTTGGTATGGCAATGCATCCGCCTGCTCTGGACATTGCTCACGCCGCTGTCGCCGCTCGGCGCGTGGCAACCGCAGGCGGCGGTGATCGCTTCGCCCGCGGAGCGGCGCGCGCTCTTTTCCAGTCTCGATCCCTTTTTCCGCGGCAATGCTCAGGGTCAGGCTTCGGCGACGGTGACTTCGGCGGGGCTCACCCTGTTCGGCATCAACCTCAACGAAGCGACGGGCGGCGGCTCGGCGATCATCGCGGGTGAGGATGGTATCCAGACCAGCTATGCCGTCGGTGACGAGATCGCGCCGGGGCTGAAGCTTGCGGGCATCGCCTTCGATCATGTCCTTCTCGACCGCGGCGGCGCGCGCGAAAGCCTGTTCCTCGACCAGAGCGGCGAAGCGCCCGTCGCCAATCCCGCGACGCCGCTGCCCGCGCCGACGCCCGAGATCGGGGCCGCGTCGGGCGGCGCGTCGGCGAGCGGTGAAATGACCCCCGCGGCGATCAAGGCCGGCGTCGGTTTTGCCCCGCGCACCGAAGACGGCCGCGTCACCGGCATCGTCGTCCAGCCGCAGGGCGACGGCGCGGCGTTCCGCGCCGCGGGCCTGCGCCCCGGCGACGTCATCCGTTCGGTCGGCGGTCGTCCGATCGGCTCGGCGAGCGACGCTGCCGCGCTCGCCAACCAACTTACGCCGGGTGCGCGCATCGCGCTCGAAGTCGAGCGCGGCGCCAGCGTCGTTCCCGTCGCCATTTTCCTTTCGAAGCAATAG
- a CDS encoding TonB-dependent receptor domain-containing protein, whose translation MTKRPIFASLLLLSSALVAPAALAQDTGAPAPDAPPVTAEAPATDDAAAEDEQGDVSIPGGADQEIVVTGRFTPNVVRATPEVVSVLSSADIARTGEGDISGSLQRVTGLSVVGSGFVYVRGLGDRYSLALLNGSPLPSPEPLKRVVPLDIFPSNVIDSTLVQKSYSANFPGEFGGGVINLTTKAIPREPFITFSGGIGWDSETTNQLGYTYYGSDTDVTGFDDGSRDVPSVLKAAFASGKPILEGADFSQEDLEFIQMELVNSDTALLQQNDHIPINWSAGITGGTTIPFADGELGIIATAGISNKWRTRDTLQQTSLNKDLSGDPQTSYNRVITDNRIVVNALLGFGLEIGEHKLRWTNLFIRDTLKQARLGLGTDANQVGRDIMKQDTAWYERQLINTQFVGEFHFDALKVDLRGAYANSQREAPYERGFTYVRTNLPTAQDPTGNKFVNDLGGNRGDATIAFSDLNEDLWSGGVDLSYELAPQITATVGYAYSDTSRTAVRRAFQFRASGLPVPVTQLRPDYLLSDASIQLYDITLVETSAQDGTAAFDAGLTTHAGYAQLQAEIVSGMNVNVGVRYEDGKQTVVPIDLFGTGGSAIAQTNLKNDYWLPAVTLTWEVAPDMQLRLNAANTIARPQFRELIAQIYQDPESNRQFRGNPSLADSELWNSELRYEWYFAKDQRFTAAGFFKKIENPIEAYTSLSTDSIANTSFANAPKALLYGGEVEVQKYFALDTLSDSAFWASRRLVLIGNYTYTKSEIQVGAGDTTVINGVVQDASNFFFDGAPLTGQSDHLVNIQIGLEDQDNLSQQTLLLTYASPRVTSRGPSGQPDIREKPGISLDFVARQGISLLDKEIELKFEARNLTGRNYEEVQQAGDNRIFLNRYKLGRTFSLSASLKF comes from the coding sequence ATGACCAAGCGGCCGATCTTTGCCAGCCTGCTTCTCCTCAGCTCCGCTCTCGTCGCGCCTGCCGCTCTGGCGCAGGACACAGGCGCGCCCGCGCCTGACGCGCCGCCGGTCACGGCCGAAGCGCCCGCGACCGACGATGCTGCGGCCGAGGACGAACAGGGCGATGTATCGATCCCCGGCGGCGCCGATCAGGAAATCGTCGTCACCGGCCGCTTTACCCCCAACGTCGTCCGCGCGACCCCCGAAGTCGTCTCGGTCCTCTCGTCGGCGGACATCGCGCGTACTGGCGAAGGCGATATCTCGGGTTCGCTCCAGCGCGTCACCGGCCTTTCGGTCGTCGGCAGCGGTTTCGTCTATGTCCGCGGCCTCGGCGACCGTTACTCGCTCGCGCTGCTCAACGGTTCGCCGCTCCCGAGCCCCGAGCCGCTGAAGCGCGTCGTGCCGCTCGACATCTTCCCGTCGAACGTCATCGATTCGACGCTCGTCCAGAAAAGCTATTCGGCGAACTTCCCGGGCGAATTCGGCGGCGGCGTGATCAACCTCACGACCAAGGCGATCCCGCGCGAACCTTTCATTACCTTTAGCGGCGGCATCGGCTGGGACAGCGAGACGACGAACCAGCTTGGCTATACCTATTATGGCAGCGACACCGACGTCACCGGCTTCGACGACGGCAGCCGCGATGTCCCGTCGGTCCTGAAGGCCGCCTTCGCGAGCGGCAAGCCGATCCTCGAAGGCGCCGATTTCTCCCAGGAAGATCTGGAATTCATCCAGATGGAGCTGGTCAACAGCGACACGGCGTTGCTGCAGCAGAATGATCACATCCCGATCAACTGGTCCGCGGGCATCACCGGCGGCACGACGATCCCCTTCGCCGACGGCGAACTCGGTATCATCGCCACCGCGGGGATCAGCAACAAATGGCGCACGCGCGACACGCTGCAGCAGACGTCGCTGAACAAGGATCTGTCGGGCGATCCGCAGACCAGCTATAACCGTGTGATCACCGACAACCGTATCGTCGTGAACGCGCTGCTCGGCTTCGGCCTCGAAATCGGCGAGCACAAGCTGCGCTGGACCAACCTTTTCATCCGCGACACGTTGAAACAGGCGCGCCTCGGCCTGGGCACCGACGCGAACCAGGTCGGCCGCGACATTATGAAGCAGGACACCGCGTGGTACGAGCGCCAGTTGATCAACACGCAATTCGTCGGCGAATTCCATTTCGATGCGCTGAAGGTCGACCTGCGCGGCGCCTATGCCAATTCGCAGCGCGAGGCGCCCTATGAACGCGGCTTCACCTATGTGCGCACCAACCTGCCGACCGCGCAGGACCCGACGGGTAACAAGTTCGTCAACGACCTCGGCGGCAATCGCGGCGATGCGACGATAGCTTTTTCGGATCTGAACGAAGACCTGTGGTCGGGCGGCGTCGACCTGTCGTACGAGCTCGCCCCGCAGATCACCGCGACGGTGGGTTACGCCTATTCGGACACGAGCCGTACCGCCGTGCGCCGCGCCTTCCAGTTCCGTGCCTCGGGCCTGCCGGTGCCGGTGACCCAGTTGCGTCCCGACTATCTGCTCTCCGACGCGTCGATCCAGCTCTATGACATCACGCTGGTCGAAACCTCGGCGCAGGACGGCACCGCGGCGTTCGACGCCGGGCTGACCACCCACGCCGGATATGCCCAGCTTCAGGCCGAGATCGTGTCTGGCATGAACGTCAACGTCGGTGTGCGCTATGAAGATGGCAAGCAGACCGTCGTGCCGATCGACCTGTTCGGCACCGGCGGCAGCGCGATTGCCCAGACCAATCTCAAAAACGATTATTGGCTGCCCGCGGTCACGCTGACCTGGGAAGTGGCGCCCGACATGCAGTTGCGCCTCAACGCCGCGAACACGATCGCCCGCCCGCAGTTCCGCGAACTCATCGCGCAAATCTATCAGGATCCCGAATCGAACCGCCAGTTCCGTGGCAACCCCTCGCTGGCCGACAGCGAGCTGTGGAACAGCGAACTGCGTTATGAGTGGTATTTCGCCAAGGACCAACGTTTCACCGCGGCAGGTTTCTTCAAGAAGATCGAGAACCCGATCGAGGCATACACCTCGCTCAGCACCGATTCGATCGCCAACACCAGCTTCGCCAACGCGCCCAAGGCATTGCTTTACGGCGGCGAGGTCGAGGTGCAGAAATATTTCGCGCTCGACACATTGTCGGACTCGGCCTTCTGGGCAAGCCGCCGCCTGGTGCTGATTGGCAACTACACCTACACCAAGTCGGAAATTCAGGTTGGCGCGGGCGACACCACGGTGATCAACGGCGTGGTGCAGGATGCGAGCAACTTCTTCTTCGACGGTGCGCCGCTCACCGGCCAGTCGGACCATTTGGTCAACATCCAGATCGGGCTCGAAGATCAGGACAATCTGTCGCAGCAGACGCTGCTCCTGACTTATGCCAGCCCACGCGTCACCAGCCGCGGCCCGTCAGGTCAGCCCGATATCCGCGAAAAGCCGGGCATCTCACTCGACTTCGTCGCCCGTCAGGGCATCTCGTTGTTGGACAAGGAAATCGAACTGAAGTTCGAGGCGCGCAACCTGACCGGGCGCAATTATGAGGAAGTGCAACAAGCGGGCGACAACCGCATCTTCCTCAACCGCTACAAGCTGGGCCGTACCTTCTCGCTCAGCGCGTCGCTCAAATTCTAA
- a CDS encoding elongation factor G yields MDGTIHGTRAIAIVGPAGTGKTSLAEAMLFAAGASARLGAVDGGSSVGDASPEARARCGSTELNLMRFEWMKEGYALIDAPGSVGFAADAEMALAVADLALVVIDPDPARAPLVEPTLRRLEALRLPHALFVNKIDQARGSIEDLLAALQPLSATAVVARQIPIRAGERIAGFVDLALERAYHYQPGRRSERVPLAAHLKSEETDARFHMLEQLADHDDTLLEQLLNDEKPSSDTIFGDLARETAAGQIVPILFGSALNGFGVRRLLKMLRHDTPLAASTADRLDIDGAAAQVFKVTHGSAVGRLALARVFGAPLAEGAELLGADGNPMRIGSLFALQGAATTKIARAEPGDIVGIAKVDVVQAGDRLGAAGRPHAVVDAVQRPARNYALAIAVTDHKDEVRLSTALNRLVEEDPGLLWNLDEATQETLLHGLNEEHLAVVQARLKRRYGVAISVRPPAIAYKETIRKTVTKHGRHKKQSGGHGQFGDVIIELRPRGRGDGFQFEDRITGGAIPRQWIPAVEQGVRDAMLRGPSGFPVVDVAVALVDGSYHSVDSSELAFRTAGRIAMAEALAAATPYLLEPLAHMTIRAPGSAVSRITSAATSRRGQVLGITPLEGWSRWDVIELLMPEAELPGLEPELRSLSQGMAHYEARFDHLAELSEKLASALIRRTPEPA; encoded by the coding sequence ATGGATGGAACTATCCACGGCACCAGAGCCATCGCGATCGTCGGACCCGCCGGCACAGGCAAGACGAGCCTCGCCGAGGCCATGCTGTTCGCGGCGGGGGCCAGCGCCCGGTTGGGCGCGGTCGATGGCGGCAGCAGCGTGGGCGACGCCAGCCCGGAAGCGCGCGCGCGATGTGGCTCGACCGAACTTAACCTGATGCGCTTCGAATGGATGAAGGAAGGCTATGCGCTGATCGACGCGCCCGGCTCGGTGGGCTTCGCGGCGGACGCGGAGATGGCGCTGGCCGTGGCCGATCTGGCGCTGGTGGTGATCGATCCCGATCCGGCGCGGGCGCCGCTGGTCGAACCGACATTGCGGCGCCTGGAAGCGCTCCGCCTCCCGCACGCGCTGTTCGTCAACAAGATCGATCAGGCGCGCGGCAGCATCGAGGATCTGCTTGCAGCGCTCCAGCCGCTGAGCGCGACGGCCGTTGTGGCGCGGCAAATCCCGATCCGGGCCGGCGAGCGCATAGCTGGCTTTGTCGATCTCGCGCTGGAGCGCGCATATCATTATCAACCGGGCCGCCGCTCCGAACGGGTGCCGTTGGCCGCCCATCTAAAGAGCGAGGAGACCGATGCGCGCTTCCACATGCTCGAACAGCTGGCAGATCATGACGATACACTGCTCGAGCAATTGCTGAACGACGAGAAGCCAAGCTCCGACACAATCTTTGGCGATCTCGCCCGTGAGACCGCAGCGGGGCAGATCGTACCGATCCTGTTTGGCTCGGCGCTCAACGGGTTCGGCGTCCGCCGCCTCCTCAAGATGCTGCGGCATGATACGCCCCTCGCCGCGTCGACGGCGGATCGGCTTGATATCGACGGTGCCGCGGCGCAGGTGTTCAAGGTCACGCATGGCAGCGCAGTGGGCCGGCTGGCGCTCGCGCGTGTCTTTGGTGCGCCGCTTGCCGAGGGGGCCGAACTGTTAGGCGCCGATGGGAACCCGATGCGTATCGGGTCACTGTTCGCATTGCAGGGAGCGGCGACCACGAAGATCGCTCGCGCCGAACCGGGCGATATCGTCGGCATCGCCAAGGTGGATGTCGTCCAGGCGGGCGACCGGCTCGGCGCAGCCGGTCGCCCGCATGCCGTCGTGGACGCGGTGCAGCGGCCGGCACGCAATTATGCGCTGGCCATCGCGGTGACCGACCACAAGGACGAGGTGCGGTTGTCGACGGCGCTCAATCGACTGGTCGAGGAGGATCCCGGTCTGCTCTGGAACCTCGACGAGGCGACGCAGGAGACGCTGCTCCACGGGCTCAATGAGGAGCATCTGGCCGTCGTCCAGGCACGGCTGAAACGGCGGTACGGCGTTGCCATATCGGTGCGTCCGCCCGCGATCGCCTACAAGGAAACGATCCGCAAGACGGTGACAAAGCATGGTCGCCACAAGAAGCAATCCGGCGGGCACGGCCAGTTCGGCGACGTCATCATCGAACTCCGCCCGCGCGGGCGTGGCGACGGCTTTCAGTTCGAGGACCGGATAACCGGGGGCGCGATCCCCCGGCAATGGATTCCGGCGGTCGAGCAGGGCGTGCGCGATGCGATGCTGCGCGGACCATCCGGCTTTCCGGTGGTCGATGTCGCGGTTGCGCTGGTCGATGGTTCCTATCACAGCGTCGACAGCTCCGAACTCGCCTTTCGCACCGCCGGTCGGATCGCCATGGCAGAAGCCCTGGCGGCGGCGACGCCCTATCTGCTCGAGCCGCTCGCGCATATGACCATCCGGGCGCCGGGCAGCGCCGTTTCGCGGATCACCTCCGCGGCGACCAGCCGGCGCGGCCAGGTGCTGGGAATAACGCCGCTCGAAGGCTGGTCTCGCTGGGACGTGATCGAGTTGCTGATGCCCGAGGCTGAACTTCCCGGACTGGAGCCCGAACTGCGATCACTGAGCCAGGGCATGGCGCATTACGAGGCGCGCTTTGACCATCTCGCGGAACTCAGCGAGAAGCTCGCCAGCGCGCTGATCCGCCGCACGCCCGAGCCCGCTTAA